The DNA segment GTGTTGCAGCGACGCGGGCATAGAGCAAGACCTAGGGATTGCGCCCGCACCGCCCGCACCGCCACCGACAACTTGGGCCTTGGGCATACGCCACAGATTGCATGGACGATCAAAGCCTTTGTGGAATTTTGCGAAATGAAATTTCGCGCCCTATTGGGTTCCCAACTATAAAGTTGGCAACCAGCGAGCAACAAGAATTTTAGAAAGGGCAGTGCATTGCTCCTACATCTTTTTTTAAAGGGCAGCGCAGTGAATAGATCAGACCATGTAGACATAGCGCCGGGTTTTTGTGGTACCATAGACAGCATTGCGGCGCGGTGCCGGCACAACTTACCTTCCTCATTTACGTATACACAATGGGTGACAACAAAAGCTTCTCACAGAAACCGGAATACCTATGAATATTTTGTCTGTCCGTAATCTGAGCCTGTCCTTCGACGGTAAACGCATTTTAGACGATCTCTCCATCGATTTTTGGCGGGGGCATATCCACGCCGTGATCGGCCCCAACGGCGCGGGCAAATCAACCCTTGCCAGCGCTATCATGGGTCTGGAAGGCTACACCACCTACGACGGGGATATCCTTTACAATGATGAATCGCTGCGGGGTATGCCCGTCTTTGAACGGGCGCGGCGCGGCATCACACTGGCTTGGCAAGAACCTGCCCGCTTTGAAGGACTGTCGGTACCACGTTTTATAACGGCCGGCTCCGCCTGTAAAGATTTGTCTTATGTACGGGAATTATTGGAGGCGCTGGGTCTGGATCCGGATCGTTATGTGAACCGCAGCGTGGACCGCACCTTAAGCGGCGGTGAACGCAAACGCATAGAACTGGCTTCCATCCTTGCCATGGAACCACGGTTGATTCTCATGGATGAACCCGATTCCGGCATCGATGTAGAAGCCTTACAGTATATCTTTAAAGGACTGCGCCGCTTGAAGGATCAGGGGGTGACCGTGATCATGAT comes from the Candidatus Hydrogenedentota bacterium genome and includes:
- a CDS encoding ABC transporter ATP-binding protein — translated: MNILSVRNLSLSFDGKRILDDLSIDFWRGHIHAVIGPNGAGKSTLASAIMGLEGYTTYDGDILYNDESLRGMPVFERARRGITLAWQEPARFEGLSVPRFITAGSACKDLSYVRELLEALGLDPDRYVNRSVDRTLSGGERKRIELASILAMEPRLILMDEPDSGIDVEALQYIFKGLRRLKDQGVTVIMITHSMSVLAQADHAFLICQGKLQEQGCVNKVGKYFVDKCFVCDHVNQPLAAEIKA